The Chlorocebus sabaeus isolate Y175 chromosome 6, mChlSab1.0.hap1, whole genome shotgun sequence genome has a segment encoding these proteins:
- the SMG9 gene encoding nonsense-mediated mRNA decay factor SMG9 isoform X3, with translation MSESGHSQPGLYGIERRRRWKEPGSGGPQNLSGPGGRERDYIAPWERERRDASEETSTSVMQKTPIILSKPPAERSKQPPPPTAPAAPPAPAPLEKPIVLMKPREEGKGPVAVTGASTPEGTAPPPPAAPAPPKGEKEGQRPTQPVYQIQNRGMGTAAPTAMDPVVGQAKLLPPERMKHSIKLVDDQMNWCDSAIEYLLDQTDVLVVGVLGLQGTGKSMVMSLLSANTPEEDQRAYVFRAQSAEMKERGGNQTSGIDFFITQERIVFLDTQSLQIAAFLFTVCHVVIVVQDWFTDLSLYRFLQTAEMVKPSTPSPSHESSSSSGSDEGTEYYPHLVFLQNKARREDFCPRKLQQMHLMIDQLMAHSHLRYKGTLSMLQCNVFPGLPPDFLDSEVNLFLVPFMDSEAESENPPRAGPSSSPLFSLLPGYRGHPSFQSLVSKLRSQVMSMARPQLSHTILTEKNWFHYAARIWDGVKKSSALAEYSRLLA, from the exons ATGTCTGAGTCTGGACACAGTCAGCCTGGACTCTATGGGATAGAGCGGCGGCGACGGTGGAAGGAGCCTGGCTCTGGTGGCCCCCAGAATCTCTCTGGGCCTGGTGGTCGGGAGAGGGACTACATTGCACCATGGGAAAGAGAGAGACGG GATGCCAGCGAAGAGACAAGCACTTCCGTCATGCAGAAAACCCCCATCATCCTCTCAAAACCTCCAGCAGAGCGG TCAAAGCAGCCACCACCTCCAACAGCCCCTGCTGCCCCGCCTGCTCCAGCCCCTCTGGAGAAGCCCATCGTCCTCATGAAGCCacgggaggaggggaaggggcctGTGGCCGTGACAGGTGCCTCTACCCCTGAGGGCACCGCCCCACCACCCCCTGCAGCCCCTGCGCCACccaagggagagaaggaggggcaGAGACCCACACAGCCTGTGTACCAGATCCAGAACCGGGGCATGGGGACTGCCGCCCCAACAGCCATGGACC CTGTCGTGGGCCAGGCCAAACTGCTGCCCCCAGAGCGCATGAAGCACAGCATCAAGTTGGTGGATGACCAGATGAATTGGTGCGATAGTGCCATTGAG TACCTGTTGGATCAGACTGATGTGTTGGTGGTTGGTGTCCTGGGGCTCCAGGGGACAGGCAAGTCCATGGTGATGTCGTTGTTGTCAGCCAACACTCCAGAGGAGGACCAGAG GGCTTATGTTTTCCGGGCCCAGAGCGCTGAAATGAAGGAACGAGGGGGCAACCAGACCAGTGGCATCGACTTCTTTATTACCCAAGAACGGATTGTTTTCCTGGACACCCAG TCACTCCAGATTGCTGCCTTCCTTTTCACGGTCTGCCACGTGGTGATTGTCGTCCAGGACTGGTTCACAGACCTCAGTCTCTACAG GTTCCTACAGACAGCAGAGATGGTGAAGCCCTCCACCCCATCCCCTAGCCACGAGTCCAGCAGCTCATCAGGCTCCGATGAAGGCACCGAGTACTACCCCCACCTGG TCTTCTTGCAGAACAAAGCTCGCCGAGAGGACTTCTGTCCTCGGAAGCTGCAGCAGATGCATCTGATGATCGACCAGCTCATGGCCCACTCCCACCTGCGTTACAAGG GGACTCTGTCCATGTTACAATGCAATGTCTTCCCGGGGCTTCCACCTGACTTCCTGGACTCTGAGGTCAACTTATTCCTGGTACCCTTCATGGACAGTGAAGCAGAGAGTGAAAACCCACCAAGAGCAG GGCCTAGTTCCAGCCCACTCTTCTCCCTGCTGCCTGGGTATCGCGGCCACCCCAGTTTCCAGTCCTTGGTAAGCAAGCTCCGGAGCCAAGTGATGTCCATGGCCCGGCCACAGCTGTCACACACAATCCTCACCGAGAAGAACTG GTTCCACTATGCTGCCCGGATCTGGGATGGGGTGAAAAAGTCCTCTGCTTTGGCAGAGTACAGCCGCCTGCTGGCCTGA
- the SMG9 gene encoding nonsense-mediated mRNA decay factor SMG9 isoform X1, whose protein sequence is MSESGHSQPGLYGIERRRRWKEPGSGGPQNLSGPGGRERDYIAPWERERRDASEETSTSVMQKTPIILSKPPAERSKQPPPPTAPAAPPAPAPLEKPIVLMKPREEGKGPVAVTGASTPEGTAPPPPAAPAPPKGEKEGQRPTQPVYQIQNRGMGTAAPTAMDPVVGQAKLLPPERMKHSIKLVDDQMNWCDSAIEYLLDQTDVLVVGVLGLQGTGKSMVMSLLSANTPEEDQRAYVFRAQSAEMKERGGNQTSGIDFFITQERIVFLDTQPILSPSILDHLINNDRKLPPEYNLPHTYVEMQSLQIAAFLFTVCHVVIVVQDWFTDLSLYRFLQTAEMVKPSTPSPSHESSSSSGSDEGTEYYPHLVFLQNKARREDFCPRKLQQMHLMIDQLMAHSHLRYKGTLSMLQCNVFPGLPPDFLDSEVNLFLVPFMDSEAESENPPRAGPSSSPLFSLLPGYRGHPSFQSLVSKLRSQVMSMARPQLSHTILTEKNWFHYAARIWDGVKKSSALAEYSRLLA, encoded by the exons ATGTCTGAGTCTGGACACAGTCAGCCTGGACTCTATGGGATAGAGCGGCGGCGACGGTGGAAGGAGCCTGGCTCTGGTGGCCCCCAGAATCTCTCTGGGCCTGGTGGTCGGGAGAGGGACTACATTGCACCATGGGAAAGAGAGAGACGG GATGCCAGCGAAGAGACAAGCACTTCCGTCATGCAGAAAACCCCCATCATCCTCTCAAAACCTCCAGCAGAGCGG TCAAAGCAGCCACCACCTCCAACAGCCCCTGCTGCCCCGCCTGCTCCAGCCCCTCTGGAGAAGCCCATCGTCCTCATGAAGCCacgggaggaggggaaggggcctGTGGCCGTGACAGGTGCCTCTACCCCTGAGGGCACCGCCCCACCACCCCCTGCAGCCCCTGCGCCACccaagggagagaaggaggggcaGAGACCCACACAGCCTGTGTACCAGATCCAGAACCGGGGCATGGGGACTGCCGCCCCAACAGCCATGGACC CTGTCGTGGGCCAGGCCAAACTGCTGCCCCCAGAGCGCATGAAGCACAGCATCAAGTTGGTGGATGACCAGATGAATTGGTGCGATAGTGCCATTGAG TACCTGTTGGATCAGACTGATGTGTTGGTGGTTGGTGTCCTGGGGCTCCAGGGGACAGGCAAGTCCATGGTGATGTCGTTGTTGTCAGCCAACACTCCAGAGGAGGACCAGAG GGCTTATGTTTTCCGGGCCCAGAGCGCTGAAATGAAGGAACGAGGGGGCAACCAGACCAGTGGCATCGACTTCTTTATTACCCAAGAACGGATTGTTTTCCTGGACACCCAG CCCATCCTGAGCCCTTCTATCCTAGACCATCTCATCAATAATGACCGCAAACTGCCTCCAGAGTACAACCTTCCCCACACTTACGTTGAGATGCAG TCACTCCAGATTGCTGCCTTCCTTTTCACGGTCTGCCACGTGGTGATTGTCGTCCAGGACTGGTTCACAGACCTCAGTCTCTACAG GTTCCTACAGACAGCAGAGATGGTGAAGCCCTCCACCCCATCCCCTAGCCACGAGTCCAGCAGCTCATCAGGCTCCGATGAAGGCACCGAGTACTACCCCCACCTGG TCTTCTTGCAGAACAAAGCTCGCCGAGAGGACTTCTGTCCTCGGAAGCTGCAGCAGATGCATCTGATGATCGACCAGCTCATGGCCCACTCCCACCTGCGTTACAAGG GGACTCTGTCCATGTTACAATGCAATGTCTTCCCGGGGCTTCCACCTGACTTCCTGGACTCTGAGGTCAACTTATTCCTGGTACCCTTCATGGACAGTGAAGCAGAGAGTGAAAACCCACCAAGAGCAG GGCCTAGTTCCAGCCCACTCTTCTCCCTGCTGCCTGGGTATCGCGGCCACCCCAGTTTCCAGTCCTTGGTAAGCAAGCTCCGGAGCCAAGTGATGTCCATGGCCCGGCCACAGCTGTCACACACAATCCTCACCGAGAAGAACTG GTTCCACTATGCTGCCCGGATCTGGGATGGGGTGAAAAAGTCCTCTGCTTTGGCAGAGTACAGCCGCCTGCTGGCCTGA
- the SMG9 gene encoding nonsense-mediated mRNA decay factor SMG9 isoform X2 yields MSESGHSQPGLYGIERRRRWKEPGSGGPQNLSGPGGRERDYIAPWERERRDASEETSTSVMQKTPIILSKPPAERSKQPPPPTAPAAPPAPAPLEKPIVLMKPREEGKGPVAVTGASTPEGTAPPPPAAPAPPKGEKEGQRPTQPVYQIQNRGMGTAAPTAMDPVVGQAKLLPPERMKHSIKLVDDQMNWCDSAIEYLLDQTDVLVVGVLGLQGTGKSMVMSLLSANTPEEDQRAYVFRAQSAEMKERGGNQTSGIDFFITQERIVFLDTQPILSPSILDHLINNDRKLPPEYNLPHTYVEMQSLQIAAFLFTVCHVVIVVQDWFTDLSLYRFLQTAEMVKPSTPSPSHESSSSSGSDEGTEYYPHLVFLQNKARREDFCPRKLQQMHLMIDQLMAHSHLRYKGTLSMLQCNVFPGLPPDFLDSEVNLFLVPFMDSEAESENPPRAGPSSSPLFSLLPGYRGHPSFQSLVSKLRSQVMSMARPQLSHTILTEKN; encoded by the exons ATGTCTGAGTCTGGACACAGTCAGCCTGGACTCTATGGGATAGAGCGGCGGCGACGGTGGAAGGAGCCTGGCTCTGGTGGCCCCCAGAATCTCTCTGGGCCTGGTGGTCGGGAGAGGGACTACATTGCACCATGGGAAAGAGAGAGACGG GATGCCAGCGAAGAGACAAGCACTTCCGTCATGCAGAAAACCCCCATCATCCTCTCAAAACCTCCAGCAGAGCGG TCAAAGCAGCCACCACCTCCAACAGCCCCTGCTGCCCCGCCTGCTCCAGCCCCTCTGGAGAAGCCCATCGTCCTCATGAAGCCacgggaggaggggaaggggcctGTGGCCGTGACAGGTGCCTCTACCCCTGAGGGCACCGCCCCACCACCCCCTGCAGCCCCTGCGCCACccaagggagagaaggaggggcaGAGACCCACACAGCCTGTGTACCAGATCCAGAACCGGGGCATGGGGACTGCCGCCCCAACAGCCATGGACC CTGTCGTGGGCCAGGCCAAACTGCTGCCCCCAGAGCGCATGAAGCACAGCATCAAGTTGGTGGATGACCAGATGAATTGGTGCGATAGTGCCATTGAG TACCTGTTGGATCAGACTGATGTGTTGGTGGTTGGTGTCCTGGGGCTCCAGGGGACAGGCAAGTCCATGGTGATGTCGTTGTTGTCAGCCAACACTCCAGAGGAGGACCAGAG GGCTTATGTTTTCCGGGCCCAGAGCGCTGAAATGAAGGAACGAGGGGGCAACCAGACCAGTGGCATCGACTTCTTTATTACCCAAGAACGGATTGTTTTCCTGGACACCCAG CCCATCCTGAGCCCTTCTATCCTAGACCATCTCATCAATAATGACCGCAAACTGCCTCCAGAGTACAACCTTCCCCACACTTACGTTGAGATGCAG TCACTCCAGATTGCTGCCTTCCTTTTCACGGTCTGCCACGTGGTGATTGTCGTCCAGGACTGGTTCACAGACCTCAGTCTCTACAG GTTCCTACAGACAGCAGAGATGGTGAAGCCCTCCACCCCATCCCCTAGCCACGAGTCCAGCAGCTCATCAGGCTCCGATGAAGGCACCGAGTACTACCCCCACCTGG TCTTCTTGCAGAACAAAGCTCGCCGAGAGGACTTCTGTCCTCGGAAGCTGCAGCAGATGCATCTGATGATCGACCAGCTCATGGCCCACTCCCACCTGCGTTACAAGG GGACTCTGTCCATGTTACAATGCAATGTCTTCCCGGGGCTTCCACCTGACTTCCTGGACTCTGAGGTCAACTTATTCCTGGTACCCTTCATGGACAGTGAAGCAGAGAGTGAAAACCCACCAAGAGCAG GGCCTAGTTCCAGCCCACTCTTCTCCCTGCTGCCTGGGTATCGCGGCCACCCCAGTTTCCAGTCCTTGGTAAGCAAGCTCCGGAGCCAAGTGATGTCCATGGCCCGGCCACAGCTGTCACACACAATCCTCACCGAGAAGAACTG A